A region from the Chitinophaga sp. Cy-1792 genome encodes:
- a CDS encoding TonB-dependent receptor: protein MKKFSLICFVLCCITSWAMAQSRTLKGKVTDATTGEALPMVSVQVKGTSTGTQTDPSGNFTLQLPDGKTELLFTYLGYATQTLPATPGVMNVKLEQSNKKLDEVIVVGYGAVKKRDLTGSVVSIKSEELRKVPSTNVMESVQGKLPGVDITRSSGSAGAKVNVTVRGNRSISAGNGPLYIVDGVQYESIEDINPNDIQSMEVLKDASSTAIYGSRGANGVIMVTTKRGNAGKPQLNVSSYAGVSQVNGYPDMMNGQQYVALKREANRTIGRWNSIADDSKIFNSYELNDIQNNIWTNYADLLIHDGLQQDYQASVAGGSDKTKVYFSFDYFNEKGILKLDDLKRYSTRLNIDQTINDAIKVGVQSQITYYNQGQRRDPMNQANKYLPLGSAFDSTGKLVLYPNAYSAINPLADEQPNAYEDNTRTTRALANAYLEIRPVKGLMLRSNLGVILESSREGVFMSQNSIARSTATGSRAQSISANRRYLSWENVANYAKSFGGHNFDVTAVTSLLTDQRDSSMMQGDGQLLPSQLYHAMQNNVSGIAIRSAYQQNKLISFSGRLNYNYRGKYLLSFTGRSDGSSKLSPGNKWAFFPSGAAAWRVIDENFMKGQNTFSDLKVRFSYGIAGNDAVAPYSTVSNLSKIPFSWDDTNAAIAYGIDSRAGNLNLKWELSATKNLGIDFGLLQNRISASIDIYDTKTSDLLLQRTLPTSSGNSSVMQNVGKTRNRGIEIAINTTNISTAAFRWTSNIVFSRNKEEIVALADGSTNDVASGWFIGSPVKVYYDYQKTGIWQTSEADLAAKFGYKPGDIKVKDQDGNGVINTSDRVIIGAQVPKWSGGLNNDFKYKNFDLNIYVYARIGQWINSEYAAKYDPQALENSAPLNYWTPENPTNDYPRPNASLSKSGTPFITTLGYKDGSFVKIRNISLGYTFSPSVLKSLHLSNLRVYVTGKNLFTFSKVKDYDPERGGDLSNPLTKMYVAGLNVAF from the coding sequence ATGAAAAAATTTAGCCTGATCTGCTTTGTACTGTGCTGTATCACCAGCTGGGCCATGGCTCAGTCGCGGACCTTAAAAGGGAAAGTGACGGATGCCACCACCGGTGAAGCATTGCCAATGGTAAGCGTGCAGGTGAAAGGAACGAGTACGGGTACTCAGACAGACCCCTCTGGTAACTTCACCCTGCAATTGCCAGATGGGAAAACCGAATTATTATTTACCTACCTGGGCTATGCCACGCAAACATTGCCGGCAACACCAGGTGTAATGAACGTAAAACTGGAACAAAGTAATAAAAAACTGGATGAAGTTATAGTGGTAGGGTACGGCGCCGTTAAAAAGCGTGACCTTACCGGATCTGTTGTTTCCATCAAATCGGAGGAGCTGCGTAAAGTGCCTTCCACCAACGTGATGGAATCGGTTCAGGGTAAGCTGCCCGGTGTGGATATCACCCGGTCTTCAGGTTCAGCAGGTGCAAAGGTAAATGTGACAGTACGCGGTAACAGGTCTATCTCCGCCGGGAACGGCCCGCTCTACATCGTAGACGGTGTGCAGTATGAATCCATAGAAGATATCAACCCGAATGATATCCAGTCTATGGAAGTGCTGAAAGATGCTTCTTCTACCGCCATCTATGGTTCCCGTGGTGCAAACGGTGTCATCATGGTTACCACCAAACGTGGTAATGCCGGCAAGCCCCAGTTGAATGTCAGCTCCTATGCCGGCGTTTCACAGGTAAATGGCTACCCGGATATGATGAACGGCCAGCAATATGTTGCCCTTAAAAGAGAAGCGAACAGGACCATCGGCAGATGGAACAGCATCGCCGATGACAGCAAAATATTTAATTCCTACGAATTAAATGATATTCAGAATAATATCTGGACTAACTATGCTGATCTGCTGATCCACGACGGCTTACAGCAGGATTACCAGGCCAGCGTGGCAGGTGGTTCTGATAAAACAAAAGTCTATTTCTCTTTCGACTACTTCAACGAAAAAGGTATCCTGAAACTGGATGATCTCAAACGCTATTCTACCCGTCTTAATATTGATCAGACGATCAATGATGCCATCAAGGTAGGCGTGCAGAGTCAGATCACCTATTATAACCAGGGACAGCGCCGCGACCCGATGAACCAGGCCAATAAATACCTGCCGCTGGGAAGTGCTTTCGACTCTACCGGCAAGCTGGTATTATATCCTAATGCCTATTCTGCTATCAACCCATTGGCCGACGAACAGCCGAATGCCTACGAAGATAACACCCGTACTACCCGCGCACTGGCAAATGCCTACCTGGAAATACGCCCGGTAAAAGGCCTGATGCTACGTTCCAACTTAGGTGTGATCCTGGAGAGTAGCCGTGAGGGCGTGTTTATGAGCCAGAACTCTATCGCCCGCTCCACCGCTACCGGTAGCCGTGCCCAATCTATCAGTGCCAACCGCCGCTATCTCAGCTGGGAAAATGTGGCCAACTACGCCAAATCCTTTGGCGGCCATAACTTCGACGTAACCGCCGTAACAAGTTTACTCACTGATCAGCGCGACAGCAGCATGATGCAGGGCGACGGACAGCTCCTGCCAAGTCAGCTCTATCACGCCATGCAGAACAACGTGAGCGGTATCGCCATCCGCAGCGCCTACCAGCAAAATAAACTGATCTCCTTCTCAGGCAGATTAAACTATAATTACAGAGGCAAATATCTACTCTCATTTACCGGAAGGTCCGACGGTTCCTCCAAACTGAGCCCCGGCAACAAATGGGCGTTCTTCCCTTCAGGAGCGGCAGCATGGCGCGTGATCGATGAAAACTTCATGAAAGGACAAAACACCTTCTCCGACCTGAAAGTGCGCTTTAGCTATGGTATCGCCGGTAACGACGCGGTAGCCCCTTATTCTACCGTAAGTAATCTTTCCAAAATACCTTTCTCCTGGGACGACACCAACGCGGCCATTGCCTATGGTATCGACTCCCGCGCAGGTAATCTCAACCTGAAATGGGAACTCTCCGCTACCAAAAATCTCGGTATCGATTTCGGATTACTGCAAAACAGGATCTCCGCCAGCATCGATATTTATGATACAAAAACAAGTGACCTGCTGCTGCAACGCACACTGCCTACTTCTTCGGGTAACAGCTCCGTGATGCAGAATGTCGGAAAAACGAGGAACAGAGGGATAGAAATCGCAATTAATACAACCAATATTTCCACCGCAGCCTTCAGGTGGACTTCCAATATCGTTTTCTCCCGCAATAAAGAGGAAATCGTAGCCCTGGCGGATGGCAGTACCAACGACGTTGCCAGCGGATGGTTTATCGGCTCTCCGGTGAAAGTGTACTATGATTATCAGAAAACCGGTATCTGGCAAACCAGTGAAGCTGACCTCGCCGCCAAATTCGGTTACAAACCAGGTGATATTAAAGTGAAAGACCAGGATGGTAACGGTGTTATCAATACCTCCGACAGGGTCATTATCGGTGCACAGGTGCCTAAATGGAGCGGTGGACTGAACAATGACTTCAAATACAAAAATTTCGACCTTAACATCTACGTATATGCACGTATAGGCCAGTGGATCAATTCCGAATATGCTGCGAAATATGATCCGCAGGCCCTGGAAAATAGTGCGCCGCTCAACTACTGGACTCCGGAAAATCCAACCAACGATTATCCACGTCCTAATGCTAGTCTGAGCAAAAGCGGAACACCATTTATCACCACACTGGGTTATAAAGACGGTTCTTTTGTGAAGATCCGCAATATCTCCCTGGGCTATACTTTCTCACCATCCGTGCTGAAATCTTTACACCTCAGCAATCTGCGTGTATACGTAACCGGTAAGAACCTGTTTACGTTCAGCAAAGTGAAGGATTATGATCCGGAAAGAGGCGGAGACCTGAGCAACCCATTGACAAAAATGTACGTAGCAGGATTAAACGTAGCGTTTTAA